A stretch of the Crocinitomicaceae bacterium genome encodes the following:
- a CDS encoding C40 family peptidase yields the protein MKKIFSLLFILSALHLNGQDRKIDQLEIFYAQGYYAKVLRKANKLLADPLYDYSGLPSYYRSLALFRLAEDPIWFKKHPTGIDDAIAAYAEFADNEKIKDYVYAHYFELASLKTYLEELQENFRERGLIGTADKLKIFIAEDLGKIKSRPDEEPIKNNDKPKDTTIQASDLRNQIVTYAKQYIGVKYVWSGTDANGFDCSGFTSYVMKKFNIVLSRTASGQLSESKQIKIENAQKADLVFFGSDGKITHVGLVTSEKGAELEMIHASTSKGVIITNIIQSTYWNPKLQATGTYL from the coding sequence ATGAAAAAAATATTTTCTCTGTTATTCATTTTATCTGCGCTTCATCTAAACGGGCAAGATCGGAAAATTGATCAGTTGGAAATTTTTTATGCGCAGGGTTATTATGCCAAAGTGCTGCGCAAGGCAAATAAATTATTGGCTGATCCCCTGTATGATTATAGCGGATTACCATCCTATTATAGGTCGTTGGCTTTGTTTAGGCTGGCTGAAGATCCAATATGGTTTAAAAAACATCCTACCGGTATTGATGATGCAATAGCGGCTTATGCTGAATTTGCAGACAATGAAAAGATAAAAGATTACGTGTATGCGCATTATTTTGAACTAGCTAGTTTAAAAACCTACTTGGAAGAATTGCAAGAGAATTTCAGGGAAAGAGGATTGATTGGCACAGCAGATAAACTAAAAATATTTATTGCAGAAGATCTGGGTAAAATAAAATCTCGACCCGATGAAGAACCAATAAAAAATAATGACAAACCAAAAGATACAACCATACAGGCAAGTGATTTAAGAAATCAAATTGTGACTTATGCCAAGCAATATATTGGTGTAAAATATGTTTGGTCAGGTACTGATGCGAATGGATTTGATTGTTCAGGATTCACCAGTTATGTGATGAAAAAATTCAACATTGTTTTATCCCGCACGGCTTCAGGTCAGTTATCAGAATCAAAACAAATTAAAATAGAGAATGCGCAAAAAGCTGATTTAGTTTTTTTTGGATCAGATGGAAAAATAACGCACGTTGGTTTAGTCACCTCAGAAAAAGGTGCTGAGTTAGAAATGATTCATGCCTCCACCAGCAAAGGTGTAATCATCACCAATATCATTCAATCTACTTACTGGAATCCTAAGCTGCAGGCAACGGGGACTTATTTGTAG
- a CDS encoding T9SS type A sorting domain-containing protein: protein MKRNLLFVSVLLSYCGIAQVSYNEMSPVYNGESGITTTGTTSGTVTFSGDRAFWDVQLDVDATTIAPGLAACYWTGTEFWVARWGNDSLFTVNASGVTTDTFVVAGVTGTRAITSDGTDMYLAANTTSIYKVNKTTKTLTSTITTSVTNCRYLTYDPTLNGGAGGFWTGTWATDWTAVSMSGATLSTISAATHGMTTTYGLAYDGVSISGPYLWAFDQTAAGTGATLVQFDMSGNPTGLTHDTQSDLQTAPNTGLAGGLWISDNYSPGVNSIGGISQGVSLFVYELADLASVSEQEMETVSVYPNPVVDVLTISTDAKNIERIEIYSLNGQLIVSQNQTSNSVDVVELLSGVYLIKVYTESSVLTSRFVKK, encoded by the coding sequence ATGAAAAGAAATTTACTTTTTGTTTCAGTTCTACTCTCTTATTGTGGAATTGCTCAAGTCAGTTACAATGAAATGTCGCCTGTCTATAACGGAGAGTCAGGAATTACCACAACGGGAACAACAAGTGGAACAGTTACCTTCAGCGGTGATCGCGCATTCTGGGATGTTCAGTTGGATGTTGATGCAACAACCATTGCACCCGGTTTGGCAGCTTGCTATTGGACAGGAACAGAGTTTTGGGTTGCAAGATGGGGAAATGATTCCTTGTTTACCGTTAATGCTTCAGGTGTAACTACTGATACGTTTGTAGTAGCCGGTGTTACAGGAACAAGAGCCATCACTTCAGACGGCACTGATATGTACCTTGCAGCTAATACTACATCTATTTACAAAGTGAATAAAACAACCAAAACGCTTACCAGCACAATTACCACATCAGTCACCAATTGTCGTTATTTAACTTATGACCCAACGCTAAACGGTGGTGCAGGTGGATTTTGGACAGGTACCTGGGCAACTGATTGGACAGCTGTTAGCATGAGCGGAGCAACGCTTAGTACTATATCTGCAGCAACACATGGTATGACAACAACCTACGGACTTGCATACGATGGTGTATCAATCAGCGGACCATACTTGTGGGCATTTGATCAAACTGCTGCCGGAACCGGAGCAACTCTTGTTCAATTTGATATGTCAGGTAATCCAACCGGGTTGACACATGACACACAATCTGATCTTCAAACTGCACCAAATACCGGATTAGCCGGTGGTCTTTGGATTTCTGACAACTACAGTCCGGGTGTGAATTCAATTGGTGGTATCAGTCAAGGTGTTTCTTTGTTTGTTTATGAATTGGCTGATTTAGCTTCAGTGAGCGAACAAGAAATGGAAACTGTTTCTGTTTATCCTAACCCGGTTGTTGATGTGTTAACCATTAGTACTGACGCTAAAAATATTGAGCGCATTGAAATTTATTCTTTGAATGGTCAATTGATTGTTAGTCAAAATCAAACTAGCAATTCGGTAGATGTAGTTGAACTATTGTCTGGCGTTTATCTGATTAAAGTGTATACTGAATCAAGTGTACTTACTAGCCGCTTTGTGAAGAAATAA
- a CDS encoding SpoIID/LytB domain-containing protein has translation MPVIFLERWIHVALLFIFTGAAEISCHAQKLDIGIFYSQKPKSLSITYGSGAYDFYNDSSFIFTIAKEDVVHVDIVNNQIQVKKNNTEHWLTNTLFMYERIENSDLSFQCLNPTVKKSRRYMNNFEISSTANGTLRIINKVDIKNYLAGVIESEGGGGKHLEYYKVQAVLSRTYALDHLSKHSKDGFSLCDDVHCQAYHSMMRFTPLIKTAVDATDGIVMIDQQYNLADGYFFANCGGQTSESDFVWNVSLPWCKSVRDTFCIHSKQAVWSKKIPAEKWKSYLNKNFGYPVNDSLIGNAIYYFNQPVRYAFFLSPHFGIPLRDLREEFKLKSTWFSCHLEGTELVLQGKGFGHGVGLCQEGAMRMAQFGFSFEQILKFYFTGVEFFDYGQLSFFNQKIYSDYGL, from the coding sequence ATGCCTGTAATATTTTTAGAACGATGGATACATGTTGCCCTACTTTTCATCTTCACGGGTGCAGCAGAAATTTCATGCCACGCGCAGAAATTAGATATCGGCATTTTTTATTCTCAAAAACCAAAATCTCTCAGCATCACGTATGGTTCAGGTGCCTATGATTTTTATAATGACTCTTCTTTTATTTTCACAATAGCGAAAGAAGATGTTGTCCATGTTGATATTGTAAACAATCAAATTCAGGTAAAAAAAAATAATACAGAGCATTGGTTAACAAATACACTTTTCATGTATGAGCGGATTGAAAATAGCGATCTCTCATTTCAGTGTCTCAACCCGACAGTCAAAAAATCCAGACGATACATGAATAATTTTGAAATATCATCCACAGCAAACGGAACCTTGCGCATCATAAATAAAGTAGACATTAAAAATTATCTTGCCGGAGTTATTGAAAGTGAAGGTGGCGGCGGTAAGCATCTTGAATATTACAAAGTACAGGCTGTTTTGAGTAGAACCTATGCGCTTGATCATTTGTCTAAACACAGTAAAGATGGTTTTAGTTTATGCGATGATGTGCACTGTCAAGCCTATCACAGTATGATGAGATTTACACCACTCATAAAAACTGCCGTTGATGCAACAGATGGAATTGTAATGATTGATCAGCAATACAATTTGGCTGATGGATATTTTTTTGCCAATTGTGGCGGACAAACCAGTGAATCAGATTTTGTTTGGAACGTATCATTACCCTGGTGCAAAAGTGTACGAGATACTTTTTGTATTCACTCAAAACAAGCGGTGTGGTCAAAAAAAATTCCGGCAGAAAAATGGAAATCGTATTTGAATAAAAATTTTGGATACCCTGTCAACGATTCGTTGATTGGTAATGCTATTTATTATTTTAATCAACCTGTGCGTTATGCATTTTTCTTGTCTCCGCATTTTGGAATTCCGCTGCGTGATTTGAGAGAAGAATTCAAATTAAAGTCTACTTGGTTTTCATGTCATTTGGAAGGTACTGAGCTGGTACTTCAAGGTAAAGGATTTGGTCATGGTGTTGGATTATGTCAAGAAGGAGCCATGCGTATGGCGCAATTTGGATTTTCATTTGAGCAGATTTTAAAATTCTATTTTACCGGAGTAGAATTTTTTGATTACGGTCAACTCAGTTTTTTCAATCAGAAAATTTATTCTGATTATGGATTATAA
- the lpxB gene encoding lipid-A-disaccharide synthase, with amino-acid sequence MKFYVIAGEASGDLHGSNLMKAMLAKEPGTEFRFWGGDRMAVIAGQPVKHIRDLAFMGFIEVLANLRTIMANIKLCKTDILKYKPDAIILIDYPGFNLRIAEFANENNIPVHYYISPQVWAWKQNRVFKIRNIVDEMYCILPFEKDFYKKFEMDVHYVGHPLLDAIEEFKKSALSKTEFTSKYHLRDKKILALLPGSRRQEISIKLPIMLKAAQAFPEYDVLVAGAPNIPPEFYQKLAAKQIIHLIQNDTYNLLNNAHLAMVTSGTATLETALFKVPEVVCYKGSNISYQIAKRLIKVKYISLVNLIMDKLVVKELIQHELNPENIIHELKNLKDEQHTAYTNLMQNYDSLAEVLGGGGASKRTAELILNYTKQ; translated from the coding sequence ATGAAATTCTACGTGATAGCCGGAGAAGCATCAGGTGATTTGCATGGTTCAAATCTGATGAAAGCAATGCTTGCCAAAGAGCCGGGAACAGAATTTCGTTTTTGGGGTGGAGATCGCATGGCTGTTATTGCCGGACAACCGGTTAAACACATTCGTGATCTTGCTTTTATGGGATTCATTGAGGTGCTTGCTAACCTCAGAACCATTATGGCAAACATTAAATTATGTAAAACTGATATTCTCAAGTATAAGCCTGATGCAATTATTCTGATTGATTATCCCGGATTTAATTTACGCATTGCTGAATTTGCCAACGAGAACAACATTCCTGTTCACTACTACATCTCTCCGCAGGTGTGGGCATGGAAACAGAACAGAGTGTTTAAAATTCGCAATATCGTAGATGAGATGTATTGCATTCTTCCCTTTGAAAAAGATTTTTATAAAAAGTTTGAAATGGATGTTCATTACGTTGGTCACCCGCTACTTGATGCCATTGAAGAATTTAAAAAATCAGCTTTATCAAAAACTGAATTCACAAGCAAATATCATCTTAGAGATAAAAAGATTTTAGCCTTACTTCCCGGTAGCAGGCGTCAGGAAATTTCAATCAAATTACCCATCATGCTGAAAGCTGCGCAGGCTTTTCCTGAATATGATGTATTGGTTGCCGGTGCTCCAAATATTCCACCTGAATTTTATCAGAAATTGGCTGCTAAACAAATTATTCATCTGATACAAAATGACACTTACAATTTACTGAACAATGCTCATCTTGCCATGGTAACGTCAGGTACTGCCACCCTTGAAACAGCGCTGTTCAAAGTACCGGAAGTTGTATGCTACAAAGGCAGCAATATTTCATATCAAATTGCCAAACGCTTGATCAAGGTGAAATATATTTCGCTGGTAAATTTAATCATGGATAAACTAGTTGTGAAAGAATTGATTCAACACGAACTCAACCCTGAAAACATCATTCACGAATTAAAAAACTTGAAAGATGAGCAACACACAGCATACACCAATTTAATGCAGAATTATGATTCACTTGCTGAGGTATTAGGAGGTGGTGGAGCAAGCAAAAGAACTGCTGAATTGATACTCAATTATACGAAACAATAA
- a CDS encoding single-stranded DNA-binding protein: MNNLRNKVQLIGNLGQAPEILTFENGNKMAKFNLATHEYHKNAKGERVENTQWHHVTVWGKQVETIEKYVTKGQEIAIEGKLVTRTYEGKDGEKRTKTEIVAHEFLLIGKKSA, encoded by the coding sequence ATGAACAATTTAAGAAACAAAGTACAATTGATCGGAAACCTGGGACAGGCACCTGAAATTCTCACATTCGAGAATGGAAACAAAATGGCAAAATTCAATCTTGCGACACATGAGTACCATAAGAATGCTAAAGGCGAGCGAGTAGAAAACACACAATGGCATCATGTAACTGTATGGGGTAAGCAGGTTGAGACAATTGAAAAATATGTTACCAAAGGGCAGGAGATTGCGATTGAAGGAAAATTGGTAACACGCACTTATGAAGGCAAAGACGGGGAGAAAAGAACGAAGACGGAGATTGTGGCGCACGAGTTCTTGTTGATTGGGAAAAAAAGCGCATAG
- a CDS encoding WG repeat-containing protein, whose protein sequence is MKILFLVSVLSAFNGISQNWQYLTPKLDTLSGKYGFTDTTNSFVIKPTFDEVRNFVSEYTSVRVDTLWGVIDQTGSYIFTPNFSKLSVVYRDHFIEDGKNMKFRSIKGNILYEYLFIPGPFDEMKDFQNDPEFATMQDSQLIIRIMQMYEGHAPCHYYEMNRIFNHVAIGTSKYGKMTIDFVLDNPQKVITWIKNDKKYETDFANGKIDCCGHGPVWYGE, encoded by the coding sequence ATGAAGATATTATTTTTAGTTTCAGTTTTGTCAGCTTTCAATGGAATCTCTCAGAATTGGCAATATCTAACACCAAAATTAGATACGCTGAGCGGAAAATACGGATTCACAGACACAACAAACTCATTCGTCATCAAACCAACTTTCGATGAAGTCCGCAACTTTGTGAGTGAATACACCTCTGTTAGAGTAGATACACTATGGGGAGTAATTGATCAAACCGGTTCATATATTTTTACCCCGAATTTTTCCAAGCTTTCAGTTGTCTATCGAGATCATTTTATAGAGGATGGAAAGAATATGAAATTTAGATCCATTAAAGGAAATATTTTGTATGAATATCTTTTTATTCCGGGACCTTTTGATGAAATGAAAGATTTTCAGAATGATCCAGAATTTGCAACCATGCAAGATTCACAATTAATCATTAGAATCATGCAAATGTATGAAGGTCATGCTCCATGCCATTATTATGAAATGAATAGAATCTTCAATCATGTCGCCATCGGAACATCAAAGTATGGAAAAATGACCATTGATTTTGTTCTGGACAATCCTCAAAAAGTGATTACATGGATAAAAAATGACAAAAAATATGAAACCGATTTTGCAAATGGAAAAATTGACTGTTGTGGTCATGGACCCGTGTGGTATGGGGAGTAA
- a CDS encoding single-stranded DNA-binding protein, translated as MNTLQNTVNLIGRTGITPVIKTFDNGVKLAKFSLATNETVIEPSGKSVKTQWHHVIAWGVKAELVEKFVKKGQLLAVDGKLVNRIFRDNTGSNKRVTEIQVNDILLINPQKSA; from the coding sequence ATGAATACATTACAAAATACAGTCAACCTGATTGGAAGAACAGGCATTACCCCGGTGATAAAAACATTTGACAACGGAGTTAAACTTGCAAAATTTTCATTGGCTACAAACGAGACGGTGATTGAACCGAGTGGAAAATCAGTTAAGACACAATGGCATCATGTCATTGCGTGGGGAGTGAAAGCTGAACTAGTGGAGAAGTTTGTGAAGAAGGGACAGCTGCTGGCAGTGGATGGAAAACTGGTGAATCGCATTTTCAGGGATAATACAGGATCGAATAAACGAGTGACGGAGATACAGGTGAATGATATCCTGCTAATCAATCCTCAGAAATCAGCGTAA
- a CDS encoding ribonuclease HII, translating to MFYTAGKIEAGCDEAGRGCLAGPVIAAAVILPSDFKWPSLNDSKKMTEREREQAEPYIKENAIAWAIGFVDQVQIDQINILNASILAMQRALDQLKIIPQQILVDGNRFKQYKDIPHHCIIKGDGKYFSIAAASVLAKVERDRVMTALHEQYPMYAWSKNKGYPTQDHRAAIKKHGPCEHHRLTFNLLGDNQLSLDF from the coding sequence ATGTTTTACACTGCCGGAAAAATTGAAGCAGGATGTGATGAAGCCGGCAGAGGTTGTCTTGCAGGGCCTGTGATTGCAGCTGCTGTTATTCTGCCGTCAGATTTTAAATGGCCATCTTTGAATGATTCAAAAAAAATGACTGAGCGTGAACGTGAGCAAGCCGAACCCTATATCAAAGAAAATGCAATAGCATGGGCAATTGGTTTTGTTGATCAGGTGCAAATTGATCAAATTAATATTTTGAATGCTTCCATTCTTGCAATGCAAAGAGCACTTGATCAGTTGAAAATCATTCCTCAGCAGATATTGGTAGATGGCAATCGTTTCAAGCAATATAAAGATATACCTCATCATTGCATTATTAAGGGAGATGGAAAATACTTCTCTATTGCAGCAGCATCAGTTCTAGCTAAAGTAGAACGCGACCGCGTGATGACAGCTTTGCATGAACAATACCCGATGTATGCCTGGTCAAAAAATAAAGGATACCCCACGCAAGATCATCGCGCGGCAATTAAAAAACATGGCCCATGTGAGCATCATCGGCTTACATTCAACTTACTAGGTGATAACCAGCTTTCACTTGATTTTTGA
- a CDS encoding single-stranded DNA-binding protein, with protein sequence MNNLRNNVQLVGNIGKAPKIITTNTGKKMAVFSLATKEFFTDSKGERQTETQWHNLVAWGRQAEIVEQYFKPGQKITVEGKLMNRSYENKEGEKISRTEVKIQKMLMLMKSKMNQA encoded by the coding sequence ATGAACAATCTAAGAAACAACGTACAATTAGTAGGCAACATTGGTAAAGCTCCAAAAATCATTACTACCAACACGGGCAAAAAAATGGCTGTGTTCAGTCTGGCTACCAAAGAATTTTTTACAGATTCTAAAGGAGAACGTCAAACAGAAACGCAATGGCATAACTTGGTAGCATGGGGAAGACAAGCAGAAATTGTTGAGCAATATTTTAAACCGGGTCAGAAAATCACGGTTGAAGGAAAATTGATGAATCGCAGTTACGAAAATAAAGAAGGCGAAAAAATTTCACGTACCGAAGTGAAAATTCAAAAGATGTTGATGTTGATGAAGTCAAAAATGAATCAGGCGTAA
- a CDS encoding IS256 family transposase: MLKQFKTGDAFNSFIEELQKRGIEQLLEGEMDAHLGYEKHERSDGKNARNGHITKRLKTKEGEMEVKVPRDRQSEFNPILVPKRKSMVEGVENIIVSMYAKGMSVSDIEEQIRELYNFDVSTSTISRITERVLSDVSAWQNRALDPVYLVVWMDGIVFKVRENSRVVEKTVYIAIGLSIDGKKEVLGMWLGKNESAAFWMSVLTDLKARGVRDILITATDNLKGFTETIRAIFPESTKQICVVHQIRNSCKYVSYKDRKEFSADMKHIYNAPNRDAAAIALDDLEKKWGGKYGYAIKSWRANWEELTAFLDFPVEIRKIIYTTNVIENLNGKIRKYTKNKLSYPTDDAVIKSVFLAIREATKRWTMPIRSWGEILNQFMIIFGERIKP, translated from the coding sequence ATTTTAAAGCAGTTCAAGACAGGAGATGCCTTTAATAGTTTTATTGAAGAGCTTCAGAAACGAGGCATAGAACAGTTATTAGAAGGTGAAATGGATGCTCACCTTGGTTATGAAAAACATGAAAGATCCGATGGTAAAAATGCCAGAAACGGTCACATAACCAAGCGACTCAAAACCAAAGAAGGCGAAATGGAGGTAAAAGTGCCACGCGATCGCCAGTCAGAATTTAACCCTATTCTGGTTCCAAAACGCAAGAGCATGGTTGAGGGTGTAGAGAATATTATTGTCTCAATGTATGCCAAAGGAATGTCCGTGAGCGATATTGAAGAACAGATTCGAGAGCTCTACAATTTTGATGTGTCAACATCTACAATATCTCGCATTACCGAGCGTGTATTGAGCGATGTGAGTGCCTGGCAAAATCGTGCTCTTGATCCGGTCTATCTCGTAGTTTGGATGGATGGTATTGTTTTCAAGGTTCGAGAAAACTCAAGAGTGGTTGAAAAAACAGTTTACATTGCTATTGGACTTAGTATTGATGGTAAAAAGGAGGTGCTTGGAATGTGGCTTGGAAAAAATGAATCTGCTGCCTTTTGGATGTCCGTACTGACTGACTTGAAAGCCAGAGGCGTAAGAGATATACTCATCACAGCTACCGATAATCTCAAGGGATTTACAGAAACTATCCGTGCTATTTTTCCCGAATCAACAAAACAAATCTGCGTGGTACACCAAATACGAAACTCTTGCAAGTACGTTTCCTACAAAGACAGGAAAGAGTTCTCAGCTGATATGAAACATATTTACAATGCTCCAAACCGTGATGCTGCCGCTATCGCTCTAGATGACCTTGAAAAAAAATGGGGCGGTAAATACGGTTATGCTATTAAAAGTTGGCGCGCCAACTGGGAGGAACTAACTGCGTTTCTTGACTTCCCGGTTGAAATCAGAAAAATTATTTATACAACCAATGTTATTGAAAATCTGAACGGAAAAATCAGAAAGTACACTAAAAATAAACTATCATACCCGACAGACGATGCCGTAATCAAATCCGTTTTTTTAGCAATAAGAGAAGCAACAAAACGATGGACCATGCCCATCAGAAGTTGGGGTGAAATATTAAATCAATTTATGATTATTTTTGGAGAAAGAATTAAACCGTAG
- a CDS encoding thioredoxin family protein: MNSTGAAWMSGLAGTCEGFHYVDEFKPVSVKAFKAQRKSDREFVVTVDITIDSLFTMYAFDNTVGRKSVFTLKEHEQIESTKPYEVNAAHEVMVGDVKGYKEHLIITQTIITKDTTNFPIAEASLDIFLMGCENDFQSTETVNLFFDLSQSLDSGQREESSSLWWIFIVAFMSGLIALLTPCVFPMIPMTVTFFTKQSKTKSEGIRKAIIYSVSIVVIYVILGVLVSSIFGATAMNDLATHPWLNIGFFVLFIVFAIAFFGAFEIRLPSSWVNKADRQADKGGLLGVFFMAFTLALVSFSCTGPIVGTVLVQSAEGGLSGPIIAMLGFGLALALPFGFFAAFPGYLNSLPQSGGWLNTVKVTLGFLELAFALKFLSNADLVKQWHLLEREVFLALWIGIFLVLAIYLFGKIQFPHDDEVKKLSVGRGMLATLVIAFVIYLIPGIFGAPLKLISGFPPPLTYAESPYGIHGSAPEVDAGWPVSTHPHGHGINTIRDYQEALEYARETGKPLLLDFTGWACVNCRRMEENVWADETVSPLMSDKFIVASLYVDERTELPADEAGKPMSNGKTMKTVGDKWMEMQISRYKEVTQPMYIVLDHNENAITEKANYQSHGNPESFKAWLEDALKKFESAKESEEQKPDFEIAQ; the protein is encoded by the coding sequence ATGAATTCAACCGGCGCTGCCTGGATGTCTGGCCTTGCCGGCACGTGTGAAGGATTTCATTACGTAGATGAATTCAAACCGGTATCAGTAAAAGCATTTAAAGCGCAACGCAAAAGTGATCGTGAATTTGTGGTAACTGTAGATATCACCATTGACTCTCTTTTCACCATGTATGCCTTTGACAATACTGTTGGTCGCAAATCTGTTTTTACACTCAAAGAACATGAACAAATTGAATCAACAAAACCTTATGAAGTAAATGCGGCACATGAGGTTATGGTTGGTGATGTGAAAGGATATAAAGAGCATTTGATTATTACGCAAACCATCATCACCAAAGACACCACCAATTTTCCAATTGCTGAAGCAAGTCTTGACATTTTTTTGATGGGATGTGAAAATGATTTTCAATCAACTGAAACCGTCAATTTATTTTTTGATCTTTCTCAATCATTAGACAGTGGTCAACGTGAAGAATCAAGTTCACTTTGGTGGATTTTTATAGTTGCCTTCATGAGCGGATTAATAGCATTGCTCACCCCTTGCGTTTTTCCAATGATTCCAATGACCGTTACTTTTTTCACCAAACAATCTAAAACAAAATCTGAAGGAATTAGAAAAGCCATTATCTACTCAGTTTCTATCGTAGTTATTTATGTAATATTGGGAGTATTAGTTTCTTCAATATTTGGTGCAACAGCCATGAATGATTTGGCTACACATCCGTGGTTGAACATTGGATTTTTTGTTTTGTTTATTGTTTTTGCAATTGCATTTTTTGGCGCTTTTGAAATTCGCCTTCCATCATCATGGGTAAACAAAGCAGATAGACAAGCAGACAAAGGTGGATTGCTTGGAGTTTTCTTTATGGCATTCACTCTGGCTTTAGTATCTTTTTCATGCACCGGTCCAATTGTAGGTACCGTTTTGGTTCAATCAGCTGAAGGCGGTCTCTCAGGTCCAATCATTGCTATGTTAGGTTTTGGTCTTGCACTTGCTTTACCGTTTGGATTTTTTGCTGCATTCCCGGGATATTTAAATTCATTACCTCAATCAGGTGGATGGTTGAATACTGTAAAAGTAACCTTGGGATTTTTGGAGTTGGCATTTGCCTTAAAGTTCCTGTCAAATGCAGATTTGGTAAAACAATGGCACTTGCTTGAACGTGAAGTTTTCCTTGCCTTGTGGATTGGAATTTTTCTGGTGTTGGCTATTTATTTATTTGGTAAAATTCAATTTCCGCATGATGATGAAGTGAAAAAACTTTCTGTTGGCAGAGGTATGTTGGCTACATTGGTTATTGCATTTGTAATTTATTTGATTCCGGGAATTTTTGGAGCTCCACTGAAATTAATTTCCGGTTTTCCTCCACCACTGACCTATGCTGAATCACCTTATGGCATTCACGGCTCAGCGCCTGAAGTGGATGCCGGATGGCCTGTGTCAACTCATCCGCATGGACACGGGATCAACACTATTCGTGATTATCAAGAAGCATTGGAATACGCGCGTGAAACCGGAAAACCTTTGTTACTTGATTTCACCGGTTGGGCATGCGTGAATTGCAGACGCATGGAAGAAAATGTTTGGGCTGATGAAACTGTTAGCCCGTTGATGTCAGATAAATTTATTGTTGCATCTCTGTATGTTGATGAAAGAACAGAATTACCGGCTGATGAAGCAGGAAAACCTATGTCAAATGGAAAGACCATGAAAACAGTAGGCGATAAATGGATGGAAATGCAAATCAGCCGTTATAAAGAAGTGACTCAACCCATGTACATTGTTCTTGATCACAATGAAAATGCAATTACAGAAAAGGCAAATTATCAATCGCATGGAAATCCTGAATCTTTCAAAGCCTGGTTAGAAGATGCCCTGAAAAAATTTGAAAGTGCGAAAGAATCAGAAGAACAAAAACCTGATTTTGAAATTGCACAATAA